A window of the Proteus terrae subsp. cibarius genome harbors these coding sequences:
- the ppdD gene encoding prepilin peptidase-dependent pilin translates to MNALNYHSNENGFTLMELMIVIAIISILSSVAIPAYQGYIQKAALTDVLQTLSPYRSAVELCRYENEPQHCNSDSSFMPQQFRSRYLSDINVLHGVISATGKTQLDGLTITMSSEKGVNDLVPIWKTQCSTTNLTLQKQCSEILKSY, encoded by the coding sequence ATGAATGCACTTAATTATCACTCTAATGAAAATGGTTTTACCCTTATGGAACTTATGATTGTGATTGCTATCATCTCAATTTTAAGCTCAGTGGCTATTCCTGCCTATCAAGGTTATATCCAAAAAGCCGCATTAACCGATGTCTTACAAACACTGTCTCCCTATCGTTCTGCGGTAGAATTATGCCGTTATGAAAATGAACCTCAACACTGTAATTCTGATTCCTCTTTTATGCCGCAACAATTTCGTAGTCGATATTTATCCGATATAAATGTGTTGCACGGTGTGATTAGTGCAACAGGAAAAACTCAGCTTGATGGTCTGACAATCACAATGTCGTCAGAGAAAGGAGTTAACGACCTCGTTCCGATATGGAAAACACAATGTTCTACAACAAATCTTACGTTGCAAAAACAGTGTAGTGAGATTTTAAAATCATATTAA
- the ampD gene encoding 1,6-anhydro-N-acetylmuramyl-L-alanine amidase AmpD, with the protein MEIKQGWLIDARQVPSPNHDKRPEGELPSLLIVHNISLPPGEFGGPYIDQLFTNTLSEQDHPFFSEIVSLRVSAHCLIRRDGEIVQYVPFTERAWHAGVSLYKGREKCNDFSIGIELEGTDECDFTQQQYQQLVKVTQSLITLYPAIKENITGHSDVAPNRKTDPGPHFDWAYYRSLLTK; encoded by the coding sequence GTGGAAATTAAACAAGGTTGGCTAATCGATGCTAGACAGGTTCCTTCACCTAATCATGATAAGAGACCTGAAGGAGAGCTCCCTTCTTTATTAATTGTTCATAATATCAGTTTACCTCCTGGTGAATTTGGTGGGCCTTATATTGACCAACTTTTTACCAATACATTATCAGAGCAAGATCATCCTTTTTTTAGTGAGATTGTTAGCTTAAGAGTGTCGGCTCATTGCCTGATTCGGCGTGATGGAGAAATTGTGCAATATGTGCCTTTTACTGAGAGAGCGTGGCATGCTGGCGTTTCTTTATATAAAGGCAGAGAAAAATGTAATGATTTTTCAATCGGTATTGAGCTTGAAGGTACTGATGAGTGCGATTTTACCCAGCAGCAATATCAACAATTAGTGAAGGTAACTCAATCGCTTATTACTCTTTATCCAGCCATTAAAGAGAACATTACTGGACATAGTGATGTTGCTCCAAATAGAAAGACCGATCCGGGGCCTCACTTTGATTGGGCTTATTACCGCAGTTTGTTAACAAAATAA